In one window of Nerophis ophidion isolate RoL-2023_Sa linkage group LG05, RoL_Noph_v1.0, whole genome shotgun sequence DNA:
- the LOC133553371 gene encoding uncharacterized protein LOC133553371 — MEGDSDGMYEDSMEMDRTRGERGKKGRGGSEGKASTKRVHEDDEEVDKRKRVMMDDYKIIYTFKSNQDMNDISLMTLVKGLKKDIGEVEIAKVLRDGRLLIKCKNGEQKNKTMRLQKLCNKIIKEKIEVGERKGARGVVTGIPRGENLDDLKREIKGGTVTTMKRMMAFRNGEKTESESVLVQFAEEVLPERIMIGYLSFYVRAYVPPPVRCFKCQRYGHITSVCHAKMRCGRCGGEHEYGQCGENEQVKCCNCGGNHTAAYGGCIIRKQATEVQQIRVERNITYAEAVKIRNQESAEQDRSENSSRNKKQEAANTGISMDKLVVFLAYVINCTEQARNKTEKIKIIVKAAAKFLNLKELSWEQVQGELQRVDETESCYHNPTPC, encoded by the coding sequence atggaaggggatagtgacgggatgtatgaggatagtatggaaatggataggactagaggggagagaggaaagaaggggagaggagggagtgaaggaaaggcgagtactaaaagagtgcatgaagacgatgaagaggttgataagaggaaaagggttatgatggatgattataagataatttatacatttaaatcaaaccaagatatgaatgacattagtttgatgacactggttaagggattaaagaaggacattggagaggtggagatagcgaaggtgctcagggacggacggctgttgattaaatgcaaaaatggagagcaaaagaacaaaacaatgcgattgcaaaaactgtgcaacaaaataataaaggaaaaaatcgaagtgggagaacgaaagggggcaagaggagtcgtgacaggaatcccaagaggagaaaatttagatgatctgaaaagagaaataaaaggaggaactgtcactacgatgaaaagaatgatggcatttaggaacggtgaaaagactgagagcgaatccgtgctagtgcaatttgcagaggaggtcctaccagagagaatcatgattgggtatctaagcttctatgttagagcttacgtgccacccccagtacgttgtttcaagtgccaacgctatgggcacataactagtgtgtgtcatgctaaaatgagatgtggaaggtgtggaggggagcatgaatatggacaatgtggagaaaatgaacaggtcaagtgttgtaattgtggcgggaatcacacagcagcgtatgggggctgcatcataagaaaacaggcaacagaagtacagcaaatcagagttgaacgaaatattacatatgcagaggcagttaaaataagaaatcaagaaagtgcagaacaggacagaagtgaaaatagttcaagaaataaaaaacaagaggcagcaaatacaggaatttccatggacaaactagttgtattcctggcttatgtaataaattgtacagaacaggctagaaacaagactgagaaaatcaaaataattgtcaaagcagcagcaaagtttttaaatttaaaagaattatcctgggaacaggtgcaaggtgagctacagagagtagacgagaccgagtcatgttaccacaatccaacgccatgttaa
- the cfap100 gene encoding cilia- and flagella-associated protein 100, which produces MRNFLSLPIHEKTTYSTRMIAEQRKELFKQLKEEESVNMLKQARSKPTLPMQTPARRELKLALLKQTHIVRECKHDFIAMERQKAVLEISLTTKRSEICKMDKAIAKEQRQLRELEKLIEKDNQSFEQFLKDNEKKSMEARTFFEQEARSKEEKNTDIKKLTSEISKLRSELSNYEETLQEYKRYKELLLKLSPPDWQEAQRAKVMKKIQLMGNTEDDLNKEPMDLMTVKQGVENNRGSARLSPAESISLSMRLDLDAEGSEYGEDPELYFTDPKQLIELMTELTEQNLSLIKNSTRAEETLEELKQSMEAIKKTTEKDEALLTQQMNEMNKKIEEEKARAAKLKKKVQLHVLLNTEDEQDDMLSALSEKVAEVYRCCVDNRGSSHSTLEKLASIEKQMSSLLHCLDDIPTESLEMMQKIKDSERRTRQREEKLRMQREKQIERMKRYSERSLSESKKTSGRKLMPRCLPTAQKGKFKKVESSSADDDFNNYFSTSLDLL; this is translated from the exons ATGCGCAACTTCCTGTCCCTCCCGATTCACGAAAAGACGACCTATAGCACAAGAATGATAGCTGAGCAGAGGAAAGAACTTTTCAAGCAGCTAAAGGAGGAAGAAAGTGTGAATATGCTAAAGCAAGCCAGGAGTAAGCCAACCCTCCCGATGCAAACACCTGCAAGGCGTGAGCTGAAGTTGGCCTTGTTGAAACAAA CACACATTGTGAGAGAATGTAAACATGACTTCATTGCCATGGAGCGTCAGAAGgctgtgttagag ATATCGCTGACGACAAAGAGGTCAGAGATATGTAAAATGGACAAGGCCATCGCAAAAGAGCAGAGGCAGCTAAGGGAGCTGGAGAAGCTCATTGAGAAGGACAATCAAAGCTTTGAACAGTTCCTGAAAGACAATGAGAAGAAGTCTATGGAGGCCCGAACATT CTTTGAACAAGAAGCCAGGTCCAAAGAGGAGAAAAACACTGATATTAAGAAGTTGACTTCTGAAATATCAAAGTTAAGAAG TGAACTTTCCAACTATGAAGAAACTCTACAAGAGTACAAGAGATACAAGGAACTTCTTTTGAAGTTGTCTCCACCAGATTGGCAGGAGGCCCAGAGGGCGAAGGTTATGAAGAAAATACAACTGATGGGCAACACTGAGGATGATCTGAACAAGGAACCAATGGACTTAATGACAGTCAAGCAAG GTGTGGAAAATAACAGAGGCAGTGCCAGGCTGTCACCTGCAGAGAGCATCAG TCTCTCAATGCGGCTTGACCTGGATGCTGAAGGTTCAGAATACGGG GAAGATCCAGAGTTGTACTTCACTGACCCAAAACAGCTTATTGAGCTGATGACGGAGCTAACAGAGCAGAATCTGTCTTTGATCAAGAACTCTACAAGAGCTGAGGAAACACTAGAGGAGCTTAAACAGTCGATGGAGGCCATCAAGAAGACGAC TGAAAAGGATGAGGCACTCCTAACGCAGCAAATGAATGAGATGAATAAGAAGATCGAGGAAGAGAAAGCGAGAGCCGCCAAGCTTAAAAAGAAGGTTCAGCTGCATGTTCTGTTGAACACAGAGGATGAG CAGGATGACATGCTGAGTGCGCTCAGCGAGAAGGTGGCAGAGGTGTATAGGTGCTGTGTGGACAACAGGGGGAGCAGCCACAGCACTTTGGAGAAACTGGCCAGCATTGAGAAACAGATGTCTTCACTGTTGCACTGCCTGGATGACATACCAACAGAAAGCTTGGAAATGATGCAGAAGATCAAGGACAGCGAGAGAAGGACCAG GCAACGTGAAGAAAAGCTGAGGATGCAAAGAGAGAAACAGATAGAAAGGATGAAGAGATACTCAGAGCGGTCGCTCTCTGAGTCCAAGAAAACT AGTGGACGTAAACTAATGCCTAGATGCCTCCCTACTGCCCAGAAGGGgaaatttaaaaaagtggaaaGTTCTTCTGCTGACGACGACTTCAACAACTACTTCTCCACATCATTGGACTTACTGTAG